The Deltaproteobacteria bacterium sequence GCGGTGCGGCCGCCACACGCGCGGTGCGTCGCGGTCCCATGTCGGACGGGGCCGCCGCGCCGGCACGGGGCCGCGTCGCCGCTGGCGCGTGCGGCCGCCCGTGCGTACACTGGCCAGCGGGTGCTGGATCTCGATCGGATGCTGGCCAAGTGCGTCGCGGAGCAGTGGCGCATCGACGACCTGGACTGGAGCGTGTCGCCGCGACCGCTGGCGCGAGACGACGAGATCGCGGTGGTGCAATACTTCACCGACATGGCCGCGATCGAGCGGCTGGCGAAGGCGCTGTTCGAGGAGCAGCGCCGCCGGGCGACCGATCCGACGCTCGCCAAGATCTTTTCGACGTTCGTGGTCGACGAGGAGCGGCACGCACAAGTGGCGGAACGGCTCGCGGCGCACTACGACGTGCATCGCTACCGCCGCTATCGGGTCAACCCTCACCTGGTGCGGTTCCGCCCACACTTTCTGCACGCGATCCGCCAGTTCTCCGCCGAGGTCGCGAACATCTACATCACGACCGGGGAGTTGCTGCTGGACGTCGCGTTGCTGCGGTCGCTGGACGACTACGTCGACGACGACATGTCGCGCCAGGCGATGCGGCTCATCAACCGCGACGAGTCGCGCCATATCGCCGTCGACTACCACATGGTCGAGTACTACGCGTCGCCCGCGTACCAGGAGTGGTTGCGAAAGCAACCAAAGAGGAGCATCCGCGCGCATGCGCGCGCGTGGTGGGCGTTCGCCAACATGCTCTACTACGCGGGGCCGTTCATCCAGGCGGTGCTCGTCGACCCGATGCGGCTCACCGATCCGAGCGGCCGCCGCATGCGAGAGGCGATCAAGCGCGCGCAGTTGCTCGGCAAGAAGCCCGACGTCGCGCGTCGGCCGTTCGTACGGTTCATGACCGGGCTGCAGCGGCTGTACGAAAATCCGCGGCTGCGACCGGCATTCGGTGCGCTCGCCGTTCGCATGGTCGGCCTGCCGCCGGAGGTGCTCGTGACGTTGCCGACGGACGAGGAGATCGCGCGGGCGGCGGCGATGAGCTACGACGATCTGGCGCGCGAGGCGCTCGCCGCCAAGTACGCCGACGCGACCGGGCCGTGACGTCGCGCGCTACGGCAGCGCAAAGTTGAGCTTGGTCGTCGCGCCCGGCCGGATGACCACGCGCCGCTTGACCGGCTTGCGTTCCGGGTTCTTGAACACGAGCGTGTGCGTACCCGCCGGCAGTCGCAGGTTGGCGAACGGGGTGGTGCCGAGCTTGCGGCCGCCGAGGTAGACGTCGGCCCACGGAGTCGTGCGGGCCGTGAGTCGGCCGGCGCGCGGAGGCCGGTTGCGCGTGCGCGCGCGAGGCGGTGGCGGCGCGGGCTTTTGTGCGAGTTGGACGTCGACGGTGCGGTGCTCGCCGGCGGCGAGGTCCACGTCGCGGGCGACGGGCAGGTGGCCGGCCAGGTCGATGGCGATGCGATGGCGGCCCGGCGCAACCGGCGCGGCGCGCACGGGCGTGACGCCGGGGAGGCGCTCGCCGTCGAGGCTGACCACGGCGCCCGGCGGTGTCGTGAGCACGGCGAGCGTCGCGGCGGTGGCGGCGTCGGCCGGCGGCGGCGCGGCGTCGGCCGGCGGCGCGGCGGCATCGAGCGACTGCGCGGCGGCCGGCGCGGTCGCGG is a genomic window containing:
- a CDS encoding PEGA domain-containing protein, with the translated sequence LYDAAPPTALHDAAPPTALHDAAPPTALYRTPAAGRSAPPSRRRRPARIAAVAAVAVAAGAVALGVADRSRRSPPRRVTPAAVAMPADAAATATAPAAAQSLDAAAPPADAAPPPADAATAATLAVLTTPPGAVVSLDGERLPGVTPVRAAPVAPGRHRIAIDLAGHLPVARDVDLAAGEHRTVDVQLAQKPAPPPPRARTRNRPPRAGRLTARTTPWADVYLGGRKLGTTPFANLRLPAGTHTLVFKNPERKPVKRRVVIRPGATTKLNFALP